The DNA segment ctttaaatttatattcatcTTTAGTGTTTTAGCTTTTATTAAAGAAAAAATGTCCGGTGCAAGCGGAAGTAGGAAGCCTAATATGGATGAAATTATGCAAAAGTGGGAGACTTTGAAGTGTGAGTGGTACAATAACAAACCAATGTCTAATCTTATGCTTTTGTGGGATCGAAGAAAGGCTGATTGGGAGAGAATCAGACCACAATGTTTTGCCAATTAATCATTACAGAATAGGCTTAACCCAGAACGTTGCTATGGAGGTTATTCAACCTCGTTTGACAAGGTTGTGCAGCAGTTTGATAGTTTTAAGTTTCCCATCGGGGACGACTATTCCAAGCTGCAAAACAACCTGAAGACTCATATTTCTCTTATGGACAGAGTAATCGTTGAACAAAGTCAGTTGTGTGATGAATTCAACAAGTTGAAGAATGATCTCGTTGGACTCTGTGGTCTTTTGCCTGAGTACCCTATAGTTATCTCCGatactgatgatgatgagatatttagagaaattgaggagtactttgatgatgatgatgatgatggtggtGGTGATGATGCTTAGTGTTTGTAATCCTTTTTTATGTTTTAATGCTGTGTTTTTTTGTTTAATTCAGCATATTCATTAGagaatatgctgaagttattagGTTCATTTTGTATAACTTCAGCCCAGAGATATTGAAgttattgtttgtacttggtgTGTTGTCCCCATCTCTTTCTGTATCAATGTAATtctcatcctctttcttcttagtTTATGCTGCATTATCCTTGTTATTGTTGGTATTTGCTGAAGTTAATGCAATTAGTTGGTTTTTATGTTTAGTTTTTGTAATCCCTTTTTATGTTTTTATGTTGTGTTTTTTGTTTATTTCAGCACATCCATTAGAGAATATGTTGAAGTTATTAAGTTCATTATCTATAACTTCAGCCGATAGATGCTGAAGCTTTTGTTTGTACATGCGTTTCTTTTGTATGGTGTAcgcgtatgtgtgtgtgtgtgtgtgtgtgtggtaaGGATATGTATTTCACATACTGTAACCTGAAGTTTTTTCTCGCTGAAGTCATTGCATACTTTTTTTAAAATGCAACCAAACATATAAGCATGCGCAACAAAAATGAGTGATTTGTACTTTAGCAGTATATAAAATAGTCCAAGAGCTTCTTTTTCTTATTCCTATGAAAAAAACCACATTTCAAATATGTCATACAATAATGAAAGTCTAAATTCAGACCAAGGATTATTGAAGGTTGGAGTATTTTTCAGTGTGTTTCTTGGAATATGGATGAGGTGCTAGAGAAGACAAGCAAGTTGTTCTATTATGCCCAACTTGTTTACATCGACTGCATTTGGTAGATTTTAATGGTACTGATTCAGTCGCAGGGATAtgcctcttcttttgtcttcttccttgTAAAATCTCTACATCGGGAGGTTTTGTGATCTCAGATTGTACATTTTGTGGTATATCCCATGAGTTTTTATCTCCCACGGTATTCACATGTCCTTCATATGTTTTCAACCATATTTCCTTTGAATACCAATTTGAGCAGTAGTCAGATTTCTGCAAATATCTCTTATTAATAGCAGCAATTGCATGTGAACAGGGcaattcatcaagttggaattccAGGCAGTCACAAGTTCTCTTCTTTAAGTCCACAATGAATTCAATTCCTTCACTATTTATTCTATACAATATTGAATCAAGGTTGAACacctaacaaggaataaaaaattaagataaactatattagtgtattgttgcttcaaaaagaaaaagtatgaagTTTTTTAAATGTAAGCAGTAAATCACTGCAATAGATATAAAAAGCTGAAGTTAACTCACAAATATTTTGCAAGCCAAGTCCATCTTCTTAGTCATCTCTTCTTCTGCCCATATTGATACTCTGTGAAAagtttcatttgctttttttcttCGTTCGTAAAATCACTCTCCCAACTTTTCTTGGATAAAATCTAACATTCTTAAAATAGGCATTTCTCTCCCTTTTAGTAAAACAGAATTCATTTGTTTGTTGTTAGCATATCATAACGTCGTCGTGGGAACCATGATCGAGCCCATCTTTCTGGAGGCTCTTCCATTATGTAATTATATGTTTTCTTGTCAACACTTTTGAGTTGGGACATTAACTGATTAAAATCTTCACGTTTGTATGACCTTGCAacactttgaaaaagatttattaccgtggcttttgcatgtctttgctttaaatttttctcaaagTGATAGAGGCAGATACCATGGTGAGCTTCAGGAAAAACTTTTCTAATCCCATTTGCGATCGATTGGTTTCTATCTGACAAGAAAACCAGTTCATGAcggacttgaattgcttttctcatTTCCCCGAAGAACCAAATGTATGCCTCATTGTTTTCTGAATCTGCTACACCAAAACATAGAGGAAAGATTTGATTGTTTGCATCCTTTGATACAGCAACAAATAGAATACCACaatattttgactttaaaaacaTTGCATCTACTGCAATAACGGATCTACAGTAGGACCAACTAGCTACTGATGTCGCAGGAGCAAAGAACATGTAAGTAAATCTGTACAGTGAAACATAAAAAAACAAATCATAAGGTGTGACGTTTTTCAAATAGGAACATTTGAAACTTCAGGCTGATGGTTAGTATTGTTTTGCTTACCTATTATGCCCATCTATTTTTATGCTTATGTACGTTCTTGGGTTTTTGTGCACCATCATGTGTAGGTATGAAGGAAGAATCGGGTATCTCTTCAGGTGTTCCCTTTATGCAAGCAACAACTTTTTGAATAGCGCGCTATGCCTTGTGATAACCAATGTCAatcccaaatttctttttcatttcgttttctacaaaggctggtgtaacctctatctttttgtcttgaacatgttctataatttgttcacttataaaatttgatgTAGCATGCTTCTGATCTGATTTTCTTGTATCAACCGAACATTCATGGTTGTTATCATATTTTATCACCCTGAATAGTGTGGAATTTTTTATTCTGGTAGCACGTACATTCCAACCATATTTGTCCACGATGCATTTCAGCTCGTATGTCTTTGAACATGATCTAACAGCAGTGAATTCAACTTTCTGGTTTATCTCCAAACTGTAGAAAAATTTAGTCATCTTTTGtttgttctcaaaaattgatccGACTCTTACTTCCCCAGGCAACGTATCGTGCCTAAGTATTTTATATGGTGGAGATTCTTTCAGCTTTCTCctcacttttttttttgatttttgagaaGCACTAGAAGTTTCAGCAATTTCTTTAATTCTATCTGATGTTATCGATATAAGTtccatgtttacttcatcttcgTTGTTGCTTATCATTGAAGAAGGTAACAAAAAATTTTGTTGGATTGTGTGTTGGTTGTCAATTTGTATTATTagttgtccttcttcttcttggtcaTCGACAAACTGGTATGAATTTATTGGAGGAGCAAGTAATTGTTGCAGCATTATATATTCTGAAGCAGCTGTAATATTAGAAGGTTGTTGCTCGTTGTCT comes from the Nicotiana sylvestris chromosome 4, ASM39365v2, whole genome shotgun sequence genome and includes:
- the LOC138890277 gene encoding uncharacterized protein, producing MVHKNPRTYISIKIDGHNRFTYMFFAPATSVASWSYCRSVIAVDAMFLKSKYCGILFVAVSKDANNQIFPLCFGVADSENNEAYIWFFGEMRKAIQVRHELVFLSDRNQSIANGIRKVFPEAHHGICLYHFEKNLKQRHAKATVFNLDSILYRINSEGIEFIVDLKKRTCDCLEFQLDELPCSHAIAAINKRYLQKSDYCSNWYSKEIWLKTYEGHVNTVGDKNSWDIPQNVQSEITKPPDVEILQGRRQKKRHIPATESVPLKSTKCSRCKQVGHNRTTCLSSLAPHPYSKKHTEKYSNLQ